The Parabacteroides sp. FAFU027 genome includes the window TGTCCCAACTCTCCGGCAAATCCATCGTGACCATAAAGAACATTGCCGCCGATCACGATACCGCTTCCCACGCCTGTTCCCAGTGTGATAATGATAAAGTCTTTCATACCACGTGCAGCTCCATAGGTCATTTCGCCAATAGCAGCAGCATTGGCGTCATTGGTAACCGCTACAGGAAGATTAAATTTGGCTTTTAATAAATCACCGAGGGGAATATTGCCTTTCCAGGGGAGGTTAGGTGCGAGTTCGATTGATGATTTATAGTAGTTTCCGTTAGGAGCACCAATTCCGATTCCTTTGATTTTAGAGAATCCGCCTGCCTTCTCGACTAATGGCAGTACGCCTTCGTACAATGCATTAATGTAGTCGTTGATATCCGGATAGTCAGGAGTTACGATTGATCCTTGTCCTAAGATTTCTCCTTTTGCATCTACAATGCCGAATTTGGTGCCGGTACCGCCCATGTCGATACCGATTACATACGGTTTTTCCATGATAAATATTTTGTTAGTGTTAGAAGTTAGTTAGTCCGGCAAAGTTAACATTTTCTCTATTCCGACTCTAAAAATAGGAGGGTAAATAGTCAGAAAATATTCTCTTTGCCTGAATTTGCACAAATCACACATTTTGTGAAATAGGCATGCCGGAATTTTGTTTCTAATTATCTAAACGATTTATTCTCCAATTACCCCTAAGGTAAGACGATAATTTCTTTTGTTGTTTTAAATTCTACTTCTTGTTTTGACAAAAAGACATGCTAATATTTGGTTGAAATGATATTAAAATGACATTTATACTATAATAATTGGCTGTTTAAATGTTTAAACATGCGCTTTGTGATTTTAGAATGTGTTTTTATTGTGATAAAGTGATTATCTTCGCGCTCGATTTCGGAATTGTCATAATATTACGAATTGCATTATTATTCCAACAAAACTATATTCTTATGAGTGAAAAATCTATCTGGAAGTATAGGCTTCCGTTCTTGATTCTGATTGTTGTCGCATTGGCGTCTTTAATTCCTGTCGAATATGCCAACACTATTGATCCAAAGCATCCGATTGATCATGCTGATACTGCCTGGATTCTGATTGCGTCAGCTTTGGTATTACTGATGACTCCCGGTCTGGCATTCTTCTATGGAGGTATGGTCCGTTATAAAAACCTTGTTTCCACACTATTACAAAGCTTTTTTGCTCTCGGGCTTGTGAGTGTATTGTGGGTGGTGGTAGGTTTTAGCCTTGCTTTTGGTGATAGCTTTCACGGTTTGATTGGTAATCCGTTTACATTTGCCTTCTTCAGGAATGTTGGGATTGCTCCAAATCCGGCTTTTGCTGCGACTATTCCTTTCGCTTTGTTTGCAATGTTTCAGCTTAAATTTGCAATTATCACTCCGGCGCTCTTTACCGGAGGTGTGGCTGAACGCGTTCGCTTTTCATCGCTTATGCTCTTTGTTTGTCTATTCTCTATATTGATTTATGCACCATTGGCTCATTGGACGTGGCATCCTGATGGTTTTTTGCGTAAATGGGGTGTACTTGACTTTGCCGGCGGTACTGTTGTGCATATCTCTGCCGGATTTGCTGCATTGAGTGGCGCGATTTTTTTAGGTAGAAGAAAAGGTAAAATAATGCACAATCAACCGACCAATATCCCTTATATCATGCTTGGTACCGGCCTTTTGTGGTTTGGGTGGTTCGGATTTAATGCAGGATCGGCATTGGCAGCTGACGGATTGGCTACATCAGCCTTTGTGAATACCAATCTTGCATCGGCAACCGCTATGTTGACCTGGATTCTGGCTGACGGAGCATTGGGACACAAACGCTCTGCAGTTGGTGCGGCAGTTGGAGCTGTTGTTGGTCTGGTTGCTATTACTCCGGCTGCCGGATTTGTAACAGTAGGTCAGAGTATTTTTATCGGTTTTATTGCTTCTATGGTGAGTTACGTAGCCGTAAAACTGAAATCAAAAACCAATATCGACGACACGCTTGATGTATTTCCCTGTCACGGTATCGGTGGTATTGTGGGGATGATCCTGACCGGTGTTTTTGCAAAAGGGGTAGGATTGATTTATGGTGACTCTACTGTCTTTGTTCATCACCTGTTGGCGCTTGTAATCGTAAGTATTTTTACTTTTGGCGGTTCATATCTGCTCTATTTGATTACAGATAAAATCTTGCCGATGCGCGTTACTGAGGAGCAGGAGGAAAAAGGTCTCGACCTTACACAACATGGCGAAGAGGCTACTGATATGCGCTCTTATTGATCTGTTTCTAAAATAGATATACATCATCTGAAAAAAGAAAGGCTTCATTCCGGGGATTTGGGATGGAGCCTTTTCTCTTATTTCGTAGTGATTGCGTTAGCTGTAAAGCTTCAATTTGCTTTCAAAAATCTATCTTTATGGTGCGTAAGCACCCNNNNNNNNNNCTATCCAGAAAGATGGCCACAGCAGCATAATCCACCCTATACACCTCCTTTTTTGCTTATTCTGCAACTCTTTGGCCAGACTCCGATAAAAAACAATCTTTCGCAATATTAATGCTAACGCCTGCCTGGTGAGTTCTTAATTGAATGAAATGGGCAAAAATGAAGAGAGGATGCCCTTTTGGGACACCCTCATATATTATTGTGCGATTATGAATTGTATTTCGACATACGAAGCTCGTGAATCTTCTCATCTGTCAGGTACTCTTCAAAATCCATATATTTATCAATAGCACCATCAGGTGTCAGGTCAATCACACGGGAACACACAGACTCGATAAACTCATGGTCATGAGAAGCCATTAGGATTTGTCCCGGATAAGCAATCATATTGTTGTTGAATGCCTGGATAGATTCCATATCCAAGTGGTTCGTCGGGTGGTCAAGAATCAATAGGTTCGGATTCTGAAGCATCATGCGCGAAATCATACAACGCATTTTCTCCCCTCCTGAAAGCACTTGAGCATTTTTCAACAGATCATCACCAGAGAACAGCATACGCCCCAGATAACCACGAAGGAACGACTCACTGGTATCGCTTGAGGATTTGCTCAACCACTCTACCAGGTTTTCCTCTTTCTGGAAAAATTCGGTGTTATCCATTGGCAGATAAGCAGGAGTAATCGTTACACCCCATTCAAATTTACCTGCTGTCGGCTCTAATTCTCCATTGATAATTTTAAAGAAAGTCGTAGTTGCACGGTTATTTTTACCCAGGAATACTACTTTATCTCCTTTTTCAATATTGAACTCTACATTTTTGAACAGGACTTCACCATCTACTTCATATGAAAGACCTTCTACTGTCAGTACACGGTCACCGCAAGGACGTTCCTGCTGGAAGATAATCCCCGGATAACGACGGGTCGACGGTTCAATCTCGTCGATCTTGAGTTTGTCCAACATTTTCTTGCGACTGGTCGTTTGTTTTGACTTCGCCACGTTAGCACTGAATCGCTGGATGAATTCCTGAAGCTCTTTGCGTTTTTCTTCGGCTTTCTTGTTGGCATTTGCCTGTTGACGAGCTGCCAACTGGCTTGATTCGTACCAGAAAGTATAGTTACCCGAGAATGCACGGATTTTACCAAAGTCGATATCCACGATATCGGTACATACATTATCAAGGAAGTGACGGTCGTGAGAAACCACAATCACCGTATTTTCGAAGTTAGCCAGATAGTTTTCCAACCAAAGTACAGTCTCAAGGTCAAGGTCATTGGTAGGCTCATCGAGCAACAGGTTGTCCGGATTTCCGAAAAGAGCCTGAGCCAAAAGCACACGTACCTTTTCTTTACCACTGAGGTCTTTCATCAGCTGGTAGTGCATATCTTCTTTAATCCCCAGACCGCTCAACAGGTTAGCAGCATCGCTCTCAGCTGTCCAGCCCCCCATGTGACCAAATTCATCTTCCAGTTTTGCAGCCAGGTTTCCGTCTTCTTCGGTGAAATCAGCTTTTGAGTATAATTCCTCTTTCTGCTTCATATTATCCCACAACTCTTTGTAACCCATCAGCACAGTATCAAGTACCGTACATTCGTCAAATTCGTAGTGGTTCTGTTTGAGTACCGAAAGGCGTTCGCCTGGTCCCATTGAAATTGTACCTCTTGTAGCATCCAGTTCACCGGAAATCAGTTTTAGGAATGTTGATTTTCCAGCACCGTTTGCGCCGATCACCCCATAACAGTTGCCTGAGGTAAACTTCAGGTCAACATCCTGAAAAAGAGGCTTCTTGCCGAACTGAATAGCTAAATTTGAAACAGTAATCATTAGCGTATATCTTTTCTATATTATTTTGGGCGCAAAGGTACGACTATTCGCCCATTAACTAAAGCAATCTGGGTTAATTATTGATTAATAACCTGACAATGAATCTCATTACATAAAGAGAAAGAACCCATTGAAGAAATAAAGCACACCGGCCACCCCTACCCCAATACTCAGAATCCAGAGAATTTTCTTTTTGATCAACGCTGCTACCGAAGAAAGCAAAATAGCAATCTGCAAGAAAATAACAGCTATACCAAACGCCGAAGAATGTAATTGGCAGTTATCGCGCTCTTTTTCGAATGCTTCTGCCTTTGCCTTGATATCCGCTTTATCGGCATCATACTGTTTCAATTTCTCGTTATAAGTATCTATTTTCTTCTGATATTCAGTTGAGATAGCTTTTGAATTTGGCGAACCAGCCAATAAGTCGCGCTGCAATTCCAGATTATCTTTCTGATTTTCAAAAATGTAACTTTTGATACTTTTTGACTGATAATAAGACCATTGGTTAGCCGCATTGGTTTGGTTCATCAACGCCTTACTCCCATACCCTCCACCTTTAAATGTGGACAAGGTGGCACATACAGCAATCAACACCGTGGACAACGCCAAATAATTAAGCCATTTCTCTTTCTTTTCTTCTGCCATATATTCTGATTTTTAGATTAAATGAATGTAATGCGACGATAATAATTGGTTTGCAAAATTAGAAAATGAAGAGCGATTGACGAAAACATCTGATTCCAAATTATCTTTTTGATATCAATATATTGTGATTAATGACATCTCTATTAATTGGGTATATCTGATAAAGATTGTATATTTGAACCAAATAAAATCCTAAAGAAATGAGTAGTCAGGAATATATCAGTGCAGATGAAGCCAGGGAATTTATTATCAACTACAGGCGATTATTGAAAGCTCTGGAAGGGACAGTTACTTCTCCGGAAATTGATTTAATCAAAACAACAATAAAAGAGGCAATTAATCAGGGATTATACCAGCGTAACGCATACGGTATCCATCCACTGATACGGTTAATTGTGACCGCTAATATACTCAATGAAGAGATTGGGTTGAAGAAAACTTCTATTATCTCCTGGTTCCTCTATGAAGCAGTCGTCAACGGTATATACCAGTTAAATGATTTACAGACGAATTTTGGAGCCGATTCAAGCACTATCATTCGCGGATTATCCAAAATCAACGAACTGTATGCGAAGAATCCCTCGATAGAATCAGAAAATTTCAGCAAACTCTTTATCACCTTCTCTGAAGATGTTCGGGTAGTATTAATCATGCTTGCCGACCGTCTGTTTCTGCTTCGCTCAATCAACCATCATCCCAATGATGATTTCAGGCGTCAGGTAGCGTATGAGGCTTCATACCTCTATGCGCCATTAGCACACCGGCTCGGTCTTTACCGCGTTAAGTCGGAGATGGAAGACCTTTCGCTAAAATATACCAACCGGGAGATTTACACCGAAATTGCAAAGAAGCTGAGTGAAACCAAACGTTCACGTGACACTTATATCTACAATTTCATCGAACCGGTTAAAACCAAACTGGAAGCAGCCGGATTAAAGTTTTCGATAAAGGGACGGACAAAATCGATTCACTCAATCTGGAATAAAATCCGGAAACAGGAAATCGCATTTGAAAAAATATATGACCTTTTCGCCATCCGTATTATCATAGACACTCCTTACGAAAAGGAAAAATCAGATTGCTGGCACGCCTACTCTATCGTTACCGATATGTACCAGCCTAATCCTAAGCGTTTGCGCGACTGGCTCTCCATACCTAAAAGTAATGGTTACGAATCATTACACATCACCGTGATGGGCCCGGAAGGAAAGTGGGTTGAAGTCCAGATCCGTACAGAACGTATGGATGAGATAGCCGAAAAGGGTCTGGCCGCCCACTGGAAATACAAAGGAGTAAAAGGAGAAAGCGGGCTCGATGAATGGCTGAATAACGTACGTGAAGTATTGGAAGCCTCTGATGCCAGCCCGCTCGATGTAATGCAAGAACTAAAACCGGACCTTTACGATAAAGAGATCTTCGTCTTTACCCCTAAAGGCGACCTGCATAAGTTACCGAAAGGTGCTACTATTCTCGATTTTGCTTTCCTGATCCACACGAAACTGGGAAGTAAATGCGTTGGTGCCAAAGTCAATGGTAAGAATGTGACCATCAAGCACAAACTAGCTAGTGGTGATCAGGTGGAAATCCTGACAGCAGCCACACAAGTCCCCAAACAGGACTGGCTCAATATTGTCACAACCTCCAAAGCGCGTATCAAGATCAAACATACGCTCAAGGAAATGGCCTCTAAAGAGGCAGAATACGGCAAAGAGCTTTTGCAACGTCGATTTAAAAACCGCAAAATTGAGATTGATGAGTCAATCCTGATGAAACTGATCAAGAAAAACGGCTTCAAACAGGCAACTGACTTTTTTGCAGATTTAGCTACTGAAAAACTGGACATCAACAAGATACTAGAACAGTACCTGAGCCTCGAGGTGAAAGAGAAAGAACCATCGTCAGAAGGTCGTACTGCTACTGGATTCGTAGCACCGGCTCCAACACCTGAACACACTCATAAAAAGGACGATGAACTTGTTATCGATCAAAATCTGAGAGGAGTTGAATACAAACTGGCTAAATGCTGTAACCCTATATATGGGGACGAAATCTTTGGGTTTATCTCGACACTAGGAGGTATTAAAATCCACCGTACTTCTTGCGCCAATGCTCCGCAGATGATCTCCAGGTTTGGATATCGCATTGTAAAAGCTAAATGGACCGGTAAATCCGATTCTCAATATGCAATCACCTTGCATGTCCTCGGAAATGACGATATCGGCATTGTCACCAACATAACCTCTGTTATTTCAAAAGAGAAAAATGTCATTCTACGCTCAATTTCCATTGATTCTCACGATGGTCTTTTCAGCGGAAATATTACAATATCCATTGGTGACACAGGTCAACTTGAGGCACTAATTAAAAAAATACGCACCATAAAAGGTGTAAAGAAAGTTGAGCGCGGAAGCCAGATATAATCTGACTTCCGCTTTCACAATGTTTTGAACATTGGAAAGTAACCTCAAATCACACAAAAAAGGCTGTCTTCGAATGAAGACAGCCTTTTTCAATTTATAATGTAGCTAAAATTACTCAGCAACAACTTCGAAAGGAATCTCAACGCTAACTTCTTTGTGAAGTTTCAAAGTAGCTTTGAATGAACCCAACTCTTTAACAGCTTCTTTAATGATGATCACTTTACGATCAACTTCGAAACCAAGTTTAGCCAAAGCTTCAGCAATCTGAATGTTGTTTACAGATCCGAATACTTTACCGGTAGAGCTTGCTTTTGCACCGATTGTCAAAGAAACACCATCAAGTTTAGCTGCCAACTCTTGCATATCAGCTTTTATTTTAGCCAATTTGTGAGCACGCTGTCTAAGGTTTTCTTCCAACATTTTGATTGCAGAAGGTGTAGCGATGATCGCTTTTCCCTGAGGAATCAGGTAGTTTCTGCCATATCCGTCTTTAACGGTTACGATATCGTCTTTGTAACCCAGGTTGGTTACGTCTTCTTTTAATATTAATTGCATAGTTGTATTTCCTCCTTCTGATTATTATTTCATCATATCAGTAACATACGGAAGCAACGCCAGGTGACGAGCTCTTTTTACAGCCTGAGCAATTCTTCTTTGGAATTTCAGTGAAGTACCGGTGATACGACGTGGTAAAATTTTACCCTGCTCGTTCAGGAATTTTTTCAAGAACTCAGGATCTTTGTAGTCGATGTAACGAATACCGCTTTTTTTGAAACGGCAATATTTTTTTCTGTTTACGTCAACAGAAGGGGGAGTTAAATATCTGATTTCAGAATTTGCTTGTGCCATGATTGATTCTCCTTACGCTTTAGTTGCTTTAATACTTTTTCTTTTAGCTGCATACTCAGCGGCAAATTTATCCATTTTGAAAGTAAGGAAACGGATAACGCGCTCGTCGCGACGATAGTTAACTTCTAACTTAGCGATAGTGGCCGGAGAAGCTTTAAACTCGATCAATTGGTAAAAACCGGTAGATTTTTTCTGAATTGGATAAGCCAGTTTTTTCAAGCCCCAATTCTCTTCATTCACGATTTCTGCGCCTTCAGCTGCCAGAATACCTTTGAATTTTTCTACCGCTTCCTTCATCTGTACATCAGACAAAACGGGAGTCAAAATGAAAACGGTTTCGTAATGGTTCATTTGTTTATAATTTGGTTTATTAAATTGCGGTGCAAAAGTAGCGATTATTTTCCGTCCGACAAAACAGAATTCAAAATTTCGCAGCATTAAAATGCTCAGCCACTTAATTTTCGGCCTACATTCGTTTTACTTCAATCCTAAAGATATAACGCTATGACATTTTTCCATCAGTGATGGAATATCATCAACTGATAAATCGTCCGTTGAAATTGGCTCATGAATAACCAGTTTCAGATGCATCGGACGCAACGTATGTGCTCCTCTGGGCATAATACGAAAAGGACCATCTATTGAAATCGGCACTATAGGCAGATTCAGATCTGTTGCCAATTGAAATGCGCCTTTTTTAAACCTGCCTATTTTTCCGGTTTGAGTACGGCTTCCTTCCGGGAATACAACAACAGAAAGCCCACCGGAAAGTTGTTTCCGGGCATTTTCAAGACTCTCCTTAATGGATTTGGGATTGCTCCGGTCTACAAAAATATGTCCGGCAGACGCACAGGCTGCGCCAACAAAAGGCAAACTCCGCAACTCCTGCTTCATAATCCATCGAAAGTTATGATTTAAGAATCCATAGATCAGGAAAATATCAAAGGCCCCCTGGTGATTCGCAACAAAGATATACGAGTGTGACTTCATCAGATTATATCTGCCCTCAACTTTTACAGGGCAGAATGCCAGATAACAGGTTATTATAGACCACAAACGAGCCGGGTAAAATCCCCAAAAACGGTTCCCAAACAAGAAAGAACCGATGATAGTCGTTAGCGCCGTAAAAACTGTCACTACGATAAAAACCGGCAAAAAAACAAGCCATTGATACAGAAAGAGAACAATTCGAATCATTTTTGGAAGATATTAAATTCTGGGAAGAATATATTTATCCGGCAAAAATAGAATAAAAAAGCCGCCGCGAAATTCTCACGGCGGCTTTATAATCATTTAATAAACAGAATTAAGACTGTTCGATTTCCGGTGCTATCAATTTGTATCCTTTACCGTGGATATTGATGATTTCAATTTCCGGATCATCTTTCAGGTGTTTACGAAGTTTTGTGATGTAAACATCCATGCTACGAGCATTGAAATAGTTATCATCCACCCAGATAGCTTTCAAAGCAAAATTACGCTCCAGAATTTCATTTGCATGAGCGCATAACAAGCTCAACAAGTCTGATTCTTTCGTAGTAAGTTTGGTTGATTTTGTTCCAATAGAGAGAATTTGTTTCTGGGTATCGAAAGTAAATTTACCGATACGGTAATTTTGAACTTCTTTTCCTTTTTTACCTTTGATACGACGCAGGATAGCTTCGATACGAAGGATCAACTCTTCCATAGAGAAAGGTTTAGTGATATAATCGTCAGCTCCAAGCTTGAAACCTTCAAGAATATCTTCTTTTAATGTTTTTGCTGTAAGGAAAATAATGGGCACTTCACTGTTGGTAGCTCTGATTTCCTGAGCGAGTGTAAATCCATCTTTTTTAGGCATCATGACATCAAATACACAAATGTCATAGCTACCTTTCATGAAAGCTTTATAACCAGCTTCGCCATCCGGACAAAGTTCTGCGTTATAACCTTTTGCCTGGAGATACTCTCTCAGCAACATACCTAGATTTTCGTCATCTTCGCAAAGAAGGACATGCAATTTTTCTTCCATAGTGGTCAGTTTTTAGTTATTTGTAGTGAAATAATGAATTTAGTTCCAATGTTAACTTCGCTTTCAGCACGAATACTTCCGTTATGATCATCAACAATTTTCTTCACATAAGCCAATCCAAGCCCAAAACCTTTAACATCGTGCAAATTACCGGTATGGACACGGTAAAAACGTTCGAATATTTTTTTCAGATTTTCCTTTTTAATACCGATCCCATTGTCCATAATTGAAATATGTAACTTACCGGCATCATTCCAGGTTGCAACACTTAATTTCAGTGGATCTTCCGGCCTACTGTATTTTACAGCATTATCCAGAAGATTAAAAACCACATTGGTTATGTGCATTTCATCAGCCATTACCCGACTATGCACAGCCTGAAGTTCACATTCGATAGTCCCGCCGTATTTCTCAACCTTCAATCTGAATTTATCAACGACATCAGCAATCAGGTTATTCATATCAACCTCTTTAAATTTCAACACCACTTTCTGGCGATCAAAGAGCGACATTTGCAGAACTTTCTCAACCTGAAAACTTAAACGTTTTGTTTCATCAGTTATTACACCAGAAATATGTTGAAACATTGTCGGATTTTTGGCTACAGCTGAGTCTTTCAACATTTGCGCCGCCAACGATATCGTTGACAGTGGCGTTTTAAACTCATGGGTCATATTATTAATAAAATCATTCCGCATCTCAGACAAACGCTTCTGCCTGAATATCACAATAATGGTAAATCCAAACGTTATCAACAGGACGAAAGTAAAAATAAAAGACGGTATCATAAACCTCACGGAGTTAAAGATATAACTACGTTTAGTCGGGAAATAGACTTTCAGCAAATTCAAGGTCAACGGGGTATCATTTGGAAACAATATCTGAGTATAAACCTCATCTTCCCGTTGCATTGCAACATCTGCACTCTTATATATTACCCTCTTATTATTATCAATCACCTCATACTCAAAGAGTAAATTCAGCCCATTATTCTGAAATTCAGATTTAAGCATATCTTTGAGGTCCTTTACCTCAATACGCTCAGACAGAGGTTTTGTACCAGATTTGTACAAAATATTCAGAATCACATCATCCAAAAGAGCCTTTTCATACAAATATCGTCCTTTCAGAACCTCCTGCAATTCATTTGAAGTCTTCAGTATCGATTTCACGCCATGCTCTGAAGAAATATAAACTCTGGGAGCACTTTGTTTAGTCGAAGGATTAACACCTGGCTTTGTAAGGTTTTTCGACTTAGCCATCCGATAATCCTGATTCAGGATTTTCTGATACTGGTCTGTTAGTTCATCAAAATTATATTTATGCTCTGTTTTAGCAGTTGCGATTATATCTTCTTCCAGATAATGTTTTGTCTCTTCGTTTTCCAGATTCTTAGAGACTTGATAAAGGCTTCGCATCACAGCTTCGTTAAACTGCTCTTTTCGCATCTTTACCATCTCGTTAATGTAGTCAATCTGAAGAGCGAGGAGCGTAACGAAAGTCAATACCATTACAATGATTAAAAGCCAAATCGTAGATTTTCTCATTTCAGGGTTACATTATAATCATTGATTAGTTCTTAATCAACACAAACACGCCAACCTGTTTAATAATTAAACACATGATTGGTTAATTTGTTTAGGTCATCTTCAAAATCAGGGTCTTTTCCTATTAACATGCAACTGCAAATTTAACAGGTTGGCTGTTAATATCCAAATTTTTATTTGCGTTTTTTTGAAAGGCCACCCACCTGATTACTGTTATTTAACTTTATCGCCTCACGACAGGTAAATATTCTTAATACAAAACAAAGAGACTATGTATTAGTTTTGGAGATATTTTTAGTTAACAAGGGGGATTAATGAGAACTACTATAACTTAATCTACACACATTAGTTGCGCCATAATCGCATCAGACATAAAAAGGCCACAATCTGTGATTTTCAGACACTTACCATCATCAACCAGCCACTTTTTATCAATAAAACCACGGGCTTCATCGAGACAATAACGGTAGAGTTCATTGCCAAATTGAGTCTTCAAATCATCAAGATTTAACCCCCACATGGTACGCAGAGAGGTGATGATAAGGTCATTATATCTGGAGTAAATATTTGATTTTTCAATCTCAGGTGACCAATTCCCAGTCTCAATATTTTCAATATAATTCTTCAGATCGGCTCTGTTTGAAGACCTATTTATCCCATTATAAGAATGAGCGGATGCTCCGATACCCAGATAAGGCACTCCTTTCCAGTATGAAGAATTGTGCTTTGAAAAATATTTATCAAGAGCAAAATTGGAAATTTCGTAATGAACAAACTGATGTGCGGATAGTTTTTTCCGCAAAAGGTCGAACATATCCAGGCTTAATTGCTCATCAGCTTCTTTGACTTTTCCTGCCTTTAATTGACTATGTAGCTTTGTCCCCTTTTCATAAATCAGATGATAAGCCGAAATATGCTGAACAGGAAGTTTTATTGCCTCATTAAGATTATACGACCAGTCTGATAATGTTTGACCGGGCAATCCATACATCAAATCAATGCTGATATTTGAAAAACCCAAACGACTACAGCACCACACTGCATCCTTTGCTTGTTGAGCGGAATGACGACGGTTAATCTTTTCAAGTTCACCATCAATAAAACTCTGAATTCCAATACTAATACGATTGAATGGCAACTGGAGTAAGCCTCTGATATAATCCTCACTCAGGTCATCCGGATTGGCTTCGAGAGTAATTTCAGCCCCGGAATCAACCCGATAATATTGATTAATGACAGAAAACACCTTTTCAAAATCAGTTATCGAAAGCTGGGAAGGTGTACCTCCGCCGAAATAGATGGTCTGAATTGTGATATCCGGAAGCTCATCTTTTCGCAACTGCAACTCTTTACAAATCGCATCAACATAGCGCTCCACCCACTGTTCTTGAGTGGAAGAG containing:
- a CDS encoding sensor histidine kinase; the encoded protein is MRKSTIWLLIIVMVLTFVTLLALQIDYINEMVKMRKEQFNEAVMRSLYQVSKNLENEETKHYLEEDIIATAKTEHKYNFDELTDQYQKILNQDYRMAKSKNLTKPGVNPSTKQSAPRVYISSEHGVKSILKTSNELQEVLKGRYLYEKALLDDVILNILYKSGTKPLSERIEVKDLKDMLKSEFQNNGLNLLFEYEVIDNNKRVIYKSADVAMQREDEVYTQILFPNDTPLTLNLLKVYFPTKRSYIFNSVRFMIPSFIFTFVLLITFGFTIIVIFRQKRLSEMRNDFINNMTHEFKTPLSTISLAAQMLKDSAVAKNPTMFQHISGVITDETKRLSFQVEKVLQMSLFDRQKVVLKFKEVDMNNLIADVVDKFRLKVEKYGGTIECELQAVHSRVMADEMHITNVVFNLLDNAVKYSRPEDPLKLSVATWNDAGKLHISIMDNGIGIKKENLKKIFERFYRVHTGNLHDVKGFGLGLAYVKKIVDDHNGSIRAESEVNIGTKFIISLQITKN
- a CDS encoding lysophospholipid acyltransferase family protein gives rise to the protein MRIVLFLYQWLVFLPVFIVVTVFTALTTIIGSFLFGNRFWGFYPARLWSIITCYLAFCPVKVEGRYNLMKSHSYIFVANHQGAFDIFLIYGFLNHNFRWIMKQELRSLPFVGAACASAGHIFVDRSNPKSIKESLENARKQLSGGLSVVVFPEGSRTQTGKIGRFKKGAFQLATDLNLPIVPISIDGPFRIMPRGAHTLRPMHLKLVIHEPISTDDLSVDDIPSLMEKCHSVISLGLK
- a CDS encoding response regulator transcription factor, which gives rise to MEEKLHVLLCEDDENLGMLLREYLQAKGYNAELCPDGEAGYKAFMKGSYDICVFDVMMPKKDGFTLAQEIRATNSEVPIIFLTAKTLKEDILEGFKLGADDYITKPFSMEELILRIEAILRRIKGKKGKEVQNYRIGKFTFDTQKQILSIGTKSTKLTTKESDLLSLLCAHANEILERNFALKAIWVDDNYFNARSMDVYITKLRKHLKDDPEIEIINIHGKGYKLIAPEIEQS
- the rpsF gene encoding 30S ribosomal protein S6; translation: MNHYETVFILTPVLSDVQMKEAVEKFKGILAAEGAEIVNEENWGLKKLAYPIQKKSTGFYQLIEFKASPATIAKLEVNYRRDERVIRFLTFKMDKFAAEYAAKRKSIKATKA
- the hemW gene encoding radical SAM family heme chaperone HemW, whose protein sequence is MAGIYIHIPFCKTRCSYCDFYSSTQEQWVERYVDAICKELQLRKDELPDITIQTIYFGGGTPSQLSITDFEKVFSVINQYYRVDSGAEITLEANPDDLSEDYIRGLLQLPFNRISIGIQSFIDGELEKINRRHSAQQAKDAVWCCSRLGFSNISIDLMYGLPGQTLSDWSYNLNEAIKLPVQHISAYHLIYEKGTKLHSQLKAGKVKEADEQLSLDMFDLLRKKLSAHQFVHYEISNFALDKYFSKHNSSYWKGVPYLGIGASAHSYNGINRSSNRADLKNYIENIETGNWSPEIEKSNIYSRYNDLIITSLRTMWGLNLDDLKTQFGNELYRYCLDEARGFIDKKWLVDDGKCLKITDCGLFMSDAIMAQLMCVD